A genomic stretch from Panthera uncia isolate 11264 chromosome E3, Puncia_PCG_1.0, whole genome shotgun sequence includes:
- the NPTX2 gene encoding neuronal pentraxin-2 isoform X2, producing the protein MLALLAAGVALAVAAGAQDGPAPGSRFVCTALPPEAARAGCPLPAMPMQGGALSPEEELRTAVLQLRETVVQQKETLGAQREAIRELTGKLARCEGLAGGKAPGRAAAGKDTMGDLPRDPGHVVEQLSRSLQTLKDRLESLEHQLRVNVSTAVLPGDFREVLQRRLGELESQLLRKVAELEDEKSLLHNETSAHRQKTESALNALLLRVTELERGNSAFKSPDAFKVSLPLRTNYLYGKIKKTLPELYAFTICLWLRSSALPGIGTPFSYAVPGQANEIVLIEWGNNPIELLINDKVAQLPLFVSDGKWHHICITWTTRDGMWEAFQDGEKLGTGENLAPWHPIKPGGVLILGQEQDQADMPIPTLYAMRTLRMMEF; encoded by the exons ATGCTGGCGCTGCTGGCCGCCGGCGTGGCGCTCGCCGTGGCCGCCGGCGCCCAGGACGGCCCGGCGCCCGGCAGCCGATTCGTGTGCACCGCGCTGCCCCCGGAGGCGGCGCGCGCCGGCTGCCCGCTGCCCGCGATGCCCATGCAGGGCGGCGCGCTGAGCCCCGAGGAGGAGCTGCGGACCGCGGTGCTGCAGCTGCGCGAGACCGTCGTGCAGCAGAAGGAGACGCTGGGCGCGCAGCGCGAGGCCATCCGCGAGCTCACGGGCAAGCTGGCGCGCTGCGAGGGGCTGGCGGGCGGCAAGGCGCCGGGCCGGGCGGCCGCGGGCAAGGACACCATGGGCGATCTACCGCGGGACCCCGGCCACGTCGTGGAGCAGCTCAGCCGCTCGCTGCAGACCCTCAAGGACCGCCTGGAGAGCCTCGAG CACCAGCTCCGAGTGAACGTGTCCACCGCGGTGCTGCCCGGCGACTTCCGAGAGGTCCTCCAGCGGCGACTGGGGGAGCTGGAGAGTCAGCTGCTGCGCAAGGTGGCCGAGCTGGAGGACGAGAAGTCCCTGCTTCACAATGAGACCTCCGCTCACCGGCAGAAGACTGAGAGCGCGCTGAACGCTCTGCTGCTGAGGGTGACTGAGCTGGAGCGAG GCAACAGTGCGTTCAAGTCTCCTGATGCGTTCAAAGTGTCCCTCCCCCTCCGCACAAACTACCTGTATGGCAAGATCAAGAAGACGCTGCCTGAACTGTATGCCTTCACCATCTGCCTGTGGCTGCGATCTAGCGCCTTGCCGGGCATCGGCACCCCGTTTTCTTACGCGGTGCCTGGGCAGGCCAATGAGATTGTGCTGATAGAGTGGGGTAACAACCCCATTGAGCTGCTCATCAACGACAAG GTTGCACAGCTGCCCCTGTTCGTCAGTGACGGCAAGTGGCACCACATCTGTATCACTTGGACAACACGGGATGGCATGTGGGAAGCTTTCCAGGATGGAGAGAAACTCGGCACGGGGGAGAACCTGGCCCCCTGGCACCCTATCAAGCCAGGGGGGGTGCTGATCCTTGGGCAAGAACAG GACCAAGCTGACATGCCCATCCCAACATTGTATGCTATGAGAACTCTTCGGATGATGGAATTCTGA
- the NPTX2 gene encoding neuronal pentraxin-2 isoform X1, producing MLALLAAGVALAVAAGAQDGPAPGSRFVCTALPPEAARAGCPLPAMPMQGGALSPEEELRTAVLQLRETVVQQKETLGAQREAIRELTGKLARCEGLAGGKAPGRAAAGKDTMGDLPRDPGHVVEQLSRSLQTLKDRLESLEHQLRVNVSTAVLPGDFREVLQRRLGELESQLLRKVAELEDEKSLLHNETSAHRQKTESALNALLLRVTELERGNSAFKSPDAFKVSLPLRTNYLYGKIKKTLPELYAFTICLWLRSSALPGIGTPFSYAVPGQANEIVLIEWGNNPIELLINDKVAQLPLFVSDGKWHHICITWTTRDGMWEAFQDGEKLGTGENLAPWHPIKPGGVLILGQEQDTVGGRFDATQAFVGELSQFNIWDRVLRAQEIVNIANCSTNMPGNIIPWVDNNVDVFGGASKWPVETCEERLLDL from the exons ATGCTGGCGCTGCTGGCCGCCGGCGTGGCGCTCGCCGTGGCCGCCGGCGCCCAGGACGGCCCGGCGCCCGGCAGCCGATTCGTGTGCACCGCGCTGCCCCCGGAGGCGGCGCGCGCCGGCTGCCCGCTGCCCGCGATGCCCATGCAGGGCGGCGCGCTGAGCCCCGAGGAGGAGCTGCGGACCGCGGTGCTGCAGCTGCGCGAGACCGTCGTGCAGCAGAAGGAGACGCTGGGCGCGCAGCGCGAGGCCATCCGCGAGCTCACGGGCAAGCTGGCGCGCTGCGAGGGGCTGGCGGGCGGCAAGGCGCCGGGCCGGGCGGCCGCGGGCAAGGACACCATGGGCGATCTACCGCGGGACCCCGGCCACGTCGTGGAGCAGCTCAGCCGCTCGCTGCAGACCCTCAAGGACCGCCTGGAGAGCCTCGAG CACCAGCTCCGAGTGAACGTGTCCACCGCGGTGCTGCCCGGCGACTTCCGAGAGGTCCTCCAGCGGCGACTGGGGGAGCTGGAGAGTCAGCTGCTGCGCAAGGTGGCCGAGCTGGAGGACGAGAAGTCCCTGCTTCACAATGAGACCTCCGCTCACCGGCAGAAGACTGAGAGCGCGCTGAACGCTCTGCTGCTGAGGGTGACTGAGCTGGAGCGAG GCAACAGTGCGTTCAAGTCTCCTGATGCGTTCAAAGTGTCCCTCCCCCTCCGCACAAACTACCTGTATGGCAAGATCAAGAAGACGCTGCCTGAACTGTATGCCTTCACCATCTGCCTGTGGCTGCGATCTAGCGCCTTGCCGGGCATCGGCACCCCGTTTTCTTACGCGGTGCCTGGGCAGGCCAATGAGATTGTGCTGATAGAGTGGGGTAACAACCCCATTGAGCTGCTCATCAACGACAAG GTTGCACAGCTGCCCCTGTTCGTCAGTGACGGCAAGTGGCACCACATCTGTATCACTTGGACAACACGGGATGGCATGTGGGAAGCTTTCCAGGATGGAGAGAAACTCGGCACGGGGGAGAACCTGGCCCCCTGGCACCCTATCAAGCCAGGGGGGGTGCTGATCCTTGGGCAAGAACAG GACACTGTTGGGGGCAGGTTCGATGCCACACAGGCATTTGTGGGGGAGCTCAGCCAGTTCAACATATGGGACCGCGTCCTTCGCGCACAAGAAATTGTCAACATCGCCAACTGCTCCACAAACATGCCAGGCAACATCATACCCTGGGTGGACAACAATGTTGATGTGTTTGGAGGGGCTTCAAAGTGGCCTGTGGAGACCTGTGAGGAGCGTCTCCTTGACTTGTAG